A part of Melittangium boletus DSM 14713 genomic DNA contains:
- a CDS encoding 1-acyl-sn-glycerol-3-phosphate acyltransferase — MDTVLAPVVDHQVALNKEFGPISRVLGQRYFDGVRFPPEAEAELRALQAKGFVVHVMRTTAWVNFLYLTWAMVRRGLPLVRAVVNLRPWFTKPFRNTKQRGPFEERFAHALATGGSGLIFLKKTALLSATGKDIEENPFPALVAMARREERTVFLVPELFVWEKRTARLMPNVWDRVFGSPEAPGFLHSMVAFFRNYRRAQFRVGEPIDLKRFIEDNPQDSDEVIARKVRSALHHHLSRETRAVFGPPEKPVERILEETLRDRTLRKALDTVAAETNRRPESVLRQSRRNLEAIAAKASPTTLAFVSPVLDWVFHRIYDGIEVDEAGLNRALKAASHAPLVLCPSHKSHVDYLVMSWILWNRGYAVPLVAAGANLSFWPLGPLLRRCGAFFLRRSFKDDKIYAATFKAYVKKLVHDGVHQEFFPEGGRSRTGKLLQPKLGMFTWQVESVLEGARNDLIFVPVSIDYEKVVESGSYSKELAGGEKKPEDIKALLSTPKVLASSYGRIHLTFDEPLSLMELMKSRGLDPAQPLNDEQKKGLVRALGNRVMYGISKVSTVTPHALVSAALLSHRRRGMTSRELTDRINILRRIAGEERAPLAALLKDSPSHPEAMGPIQDAMRTFCSDGMVRTLKAHNDVIYQAEDDRRGEMSFYKNTLMNLVAARGLVASALLVGFPAPFDEVKARALWLSRLFKLEFIYRVGASFDTIFSEVVERLVRMGLVLHDGDMLGVAPEPHSRPELEFLADLLRDYLEAYLIAALTLPEVPAGMAQDRKAFVRQALELGRAEYHSGRITAAESLAKVTLENAVHYMLDQRYLVEEDKKLKLGPAAPDLEACRSYAEEIRRYLRHQG, encoded by the coding sequence GTGGATACCGTCCTGGCACCGGTCGTGGATCACCAGGTGGCGTTGAACAAGGAGTTCGGGCCCATCTCCCGGGTCCTGGGGCAGCGCTACTTCGACGGTGTGCGCTTTCCTCCCGAGGCGGAGGCCGAGTTGCGCGCGCTCCAGGCCAAGGGCTTCGTGGTGCACGTCATGCGCACCACGGCCTGGGTCAATTTCCTCTATCTCACGTGGGCCATGGTGCGCCGGGGCTTGCCGCTCGTGCGCGCCGTGGTGAACCTGCGGCCCTGGTTCACCAAGCCCTTCCGCAACACCAAGCAGCGCGGCCCCTTCGAGGAGCGCTTCGCCCATGCCCTGGCCACGGGCGGCAGCGGCCTCATCTTCCTCAAGAAGACGGCCCTCTTGAGCGCCACGGGCAAGGACATCGAGGAGAACCCCTTCCCCGCCCTGGTCGCCATGGCCCGACGCGAGGAGCGCACCGTCTTCCTCGTGCCCGAGCTGTTCGTCTGGGAGAAGCGCACCGCGCGCCTCATGCCCAACGTGTGGGACCGCGTCTTCGGCTCTCCCGAGGCGCCCGGCTTCCTGCACTCGATGGTGGCCTTCTTCCGCAACTACCGCCGCGCGCAGTTCCGCGTGGGCGAGCCCATCGACCTCAAGCGCTTCATCGAGGACAACCCCCAGGACTCGGACGAGGTCATCGCGCGCAAGGTGCGCAGCGCCCTGCACCACCACCTGTCCCGCGAGACGCGCGCCGTCTTCGGGCCCCCGGAAAAGCCCGTCGAGCGCATCCTCGAGGAGACGCTGCGCGACCGCACCCTGCGCAAGGCGCTCGACACCGTGGCCGCCGAAACCAACCGCCGCCCCGAGAGCGTGCTGCGCCAGTCCCGGCGCAACCTGGAGGCCATCGCCGCCAAGGCCAGCCCCACCACGCTCGCCTTCGTGTCCCCCGTGCTCGACTGGGTCTTCCACCGCATCTACGACGGCATCGAGGTGGACGAGGCCGGCCTCAACCGCGCCCTCAAGGCCGCGAGCCACGCCCCGCTCGTGCTGTGCCCCTCGCACAAGAGCCACGTGGACTACCTGGTGATGAGCTGGATCCTCTGGAACCGCGGCTACGCGGTGCCGCTCGTCGCCGCGGGCGCCAACCTGTCCTTCTGGCCCCTCGGCCCGCTGCTTCGCCGCTGCGGCGCCTTCTTCCTGCGCCGCTCCTTCAAGGACGACAAGATCTACGCGGCCACCTTCAAGGCCTACGTGAAGAAGCTCGTGCACGACGGCGTGCACCAGGAGTTCTTCCCCGAGGGCGGCCGCTCGCGCACCGGCAAGCTCCTGCAGCCCAAGCTCGGCATGTTCACCTGGCAGGTGGAGTCCGTGCTCGAGGGCGCGCGCAATGATCTCATCTTCGTGCCCGTCTCCATCGACTACGAGAAGGTGGTGGAGTCGGGCAGCTACTCGAAGGAGCTGGCCGGCGGGGAGAAGAAGCCCGAGGACATCAAGGCGCTCTTGAGCACGCCCAAGGTGCTCGCCTCGAGCTACGGCCGCATCCACCTCACCTTCGACGAGCCCCTGTCGCTCATGGAGCTGATGAAGAGCCGTGGGCTCGATCCGGCCCAGCCCCTGAACGACGAGCAGAAGAAGGGCCTGGTGCGCGCCCTGGGCAACCGGGTCATGTACGGCATCAGCAAGGTGTCCACCGTGACGCCCCACGCCCTGGTGAGCGCCGCGCTCCTGTCCCACCGCCGCCGGGGCATGACGAGCCGCGAGCTCACGGATCGCATCAACATCCTGCGCCGCATCGCCGGCGAGGAGCGCGCGCCCCTGGCCGCCCTGCTCAAGGACTCGCCCAGCCACCCCGAGGCCATGGGCCCCATCCAGGACGCCATGCGCACCTTCTGCTCGGATGGCATGGTGCGCACGCTCAAGGCGCACAACGACGTCATCTACCAGGCGGAGGATGATCGCCGCGGGGAGATGTCCTTCTACAAGAACACGCTGATGAACCTGGTGGCGGCGCGCGGCCTCGTGGCGAGCGCCCTGCTCGTGGGCTTCCCGGCGCCGTTCGATGAGGTCAAGGCCCGGGCCCTGTGGCTCTCGCGCCTCTTCAAGCTGGAGTTCATCTACCGGGTGGGCGCGAGCTTCGACACCATCTTCTCCGAGGTGGTGGAGCGGCTGGTGCGCATGGGCCTGGTGCTCCACGACGGCGACATGCTCGGCGTGGCACCCGAGCCCCACTCTCGGCCCGAGCTGGAGTTCCTGGCGGATCTGCTGCGCGACTACCTGGAGGCCTACCTCATCGCCGCCCTGACGCTGCCGGAGGTGCCCGCGGGCATGGCGCAGGACCGCAAGGCCTTCGTGCGCCAGGCGCTGGAGCTCGGACGGGCCGAGTACCACTCGGGCCGCATCACCGCCGCCGAGTCCCTGGCCAAGGTGACGCTGGAGAACGCGGTGCACTACATGCTCGACCAGCGCTACCTCGTGGAGGAGGACAAGAAGCTCAAGCTCGGCCCCGCGGCGCCCGACCTGGAGGCGTGCCGGAGCTACGCCGAGGAGATCCGCCGCTACCTGCGCCACCAGGGCTGA
- the argS gene encoding arginine--tRNA ligase, which produces MSPPVYSRYRTAFVEALAQSLGVPASEIDSQVKPADPAHGDLSFPTFPLAKAQKKAPPAIAAALAQGVKVPGLEIVAAGPYVNAKFSPMPFTAEVIDAARSQGVRYGGSDVGAGKTVVMDYSSPNIAKPIAFHHIRSTVIGHAVANLHRALGYRVEGINYLGDWGKQFGLVAVGFQEYGEADKRQDMAHLVQVYVKANKRAEQEPAFDERARDFFRRMEAGDAEALTLWKEFRETSVRDFERIYARLGVKFEHMEGESFYQGKMEPVIEEISRAVGVKESQGATIVDLAYEENEPPVLLKKNDGSTLYATRDLAAAIDRHERFHFDKSLYVVATDQALHFRQLFRVLKAMGRSFVDRMVHVNFGRVHGMSTRQGNVVLLTDVLDEARARARTIVDKNIEEGKIQTDDPEKLAEQIGLGAIFFGDLKNRRGTDYTFDWDDVLNLTGHTGAYLQYAHARACNILRKGGGAPASYDATLLTLPEEQAVLRAIARLPVVVQEAAEQQEPSFVARWLLDLAAAFSSYYTAGNQDRNKRVVLEGHDALKAARLALTDATRAALAAGLTLLGIATPENM; this is translated from the coding sequence ATGAGCCCTCCCGTCTACTCCCGTTACCGGACCGCTTTCGTCGAGGCGCTCGCCCAGTCGCTGGGCGTGCCCGCCTCCGAGATCGACTCCCAGGTCAAGCCGGCCGACCCCGCCCATGGCGACCTGTCGTTTCCCACCTTTCCCCTGGCCAAGGCCCAGAAGAAGGCCCCGCCCGCCATCGCCGCCGCGCTCGCCCAGGGCGTGAAGGTCCCCGGCCTGGAGATCGTCGCCGCGGGCCCCTACGTCAACGCGAAGTTCTCCCCCATGCCCTTCACCGCCGAGGTCATCGACGCGGCGCGTTCCCAGGGCGTGCGCTACGGTGGCTCGGACGTGGGCGCGGGCAAGACGGTGGTCATGGACTACTCGTCGCCCAACATCGCCAAGCCCATCGCCTTCCACCACATCCGCTCCACCGTCATCGGCCACGCCGTGGCCAACCTGCACCGCGCGCTCGGCTACCGCGTGGAGGGCATCAACTACCTGGGTGACTGGGGCAAGCAGTTCGGCCTGGTCGCCGTGGGCTTCCAGGAGTACGGCGAGGCGGACAAGCGCCAGGACATGGCGCACCTGGTCCAGGTGTATGTGAAGGCCAACAAGCGCGCGGAGCAGGAGCCCGCCTTCGACGAGCGCGCCCGCGACTTCTTCCGCCGCATGGAGGCCGGGGATGCCGAGGCGCTCACCCTGTGGAAGGAGTTCCGCGAGACGAGCGTGCGCGACTTCGAGCGCATCTACGCCCGGCTCGGCGTGAAGTTCGAGCACATGGAGGGCGAGAGCTTCTACCAGGGCAAGATGGAGCCCGTCATCGAGGAGATCTCCCGCGCGGTGGGCGTCAAGGAGTCCCAGGGCGCCACCATCGTGGACCTGGCCTACGAGGAGAACGAGCCGCCCGTGCTCCTCAAGAAGAACGACGGCAGCACGCTCTACGCCACGCGCGACCTGGCGGCGGCGATCGACCGCCACGAGCGCTTCCACTTCGACAAGTCGCTCTACGTGGTGGCCACGGATCAGGCGCTGCACTTCCGGCAGCTCTTCCGGGTGCTCAAGGCCATGGGCCGCTCGTTCGTGGACCGGATGGTCCACGTGAACTTCGGCCGCGTGCACGGCATGAGCACGCGCCAGGGCAACGTGGTGCTCCTCACCGACGTGCTCGACGAGGCCCGCGCGCGCGCCCGCACCATCGTCGACAAGAACATCGAGGAGGGGAAGATCCAGACGGACGACCCGGAGAAGCTCGCCGAGCAGATCGGCCTGGGCGCCATCTTCTTCGGCGACCTGAAGAACCGCCGGGGCACGGACTACACCTTCGACTGGGACGACGTGCTCAACCTCACCGGGCACACGGGCGCCTATCTCCAGTACGCCCACGCGCGCGCCTGCAACATCCTGCGCAAGGGCGGCGGCGCGCCGGCGAGCTACGACGCCACCCTGCTCACCCTGCCCGAGGAGCAGGCCGTGCTGCGCGCCATCGCCCGGTTGCCCGTGGTGGTGCAGGAGGCCGCCGAGCAGCAGGAGCCGAGCTTCGTGGCGCGCTGGCTCCTGGATCTGGCCGCGGCGTTCAGCAGCTACTACACGGCGGGCAACCAGGACCGGAACAAGCGCGTGGTGCTCGAGGGCCATGACGCGCTGAAGGCGGCTCGGCTGGCGCTCACGGACGCGACTCGCGCGGCGCTCGCGGCCGGCCTGACGCTGCTGGGCATCGCCACTCCCGAGAACATGTAA
- a CDS encoding ATP-binding response regulator, whose protein sequence is MPKKKVPHLAEIVTLRPEPKKPPRRLVKPQPPVESEAAERTLVEMARHISSSEGPTEALRAQLQLIHTLLQAKACYVARFLPSRNQLHVEHVRGRYDERITAATPEEGLIGRAFAERAILRDEETVAVPLESPQGISGVLAILAPRRSASDSLLMALAGQLSAAYEVARLRDDSARRNKDLQTAIAGLKALEQSRDELLGNVSHDLKNPLTTIKAYLAMMGREKLGALSDAQRRAVQVCDRSADRMLRMVNDLLLMSRLQAGKMQLNQRPFGLKAVAEEVIRTLTPSAEQSKVQLILPATGEVFVRGDRERIAEAIQNLVESGINRCEPDDSVELRVGSEDGLALLTVKDTGPGLGTEDLEHVFDPFHRPGVRGQGHSLGLPLVAKIMALHGGRVEASSTLGEGTSLQMVMPLFAGAVSSPDLSQAGPRAGGILLVEDDADCREVLQQVLEQEGYRVMSTSGAAEARSILSHIRPAMVLLDLRLSEEDGRSVLRFIRSTESLADVAVYIISGASDVSTLGAGQGLDRIDGFFEKPLQLPRLLDTVGAVVRPSRRNPAVS, encoded by the coding sequence GTGCCCAAGAAGAAGGTTCCTCATCTGGCCGAAATCGTCACCCTCCGCCCGGAGCCGAAGAAGCCACCCCGGCGCCTGGTGAAGCCCCAACCTCCCGTGGAGAGCGAGGCCGCCGAGCGCACGCTCGTGGAGATGGCCCGGCACATCTCCTCCAGCGAGGGTCCCACCGAGGCCCTGCGCGCACAGCTCCAGCTCATCCACACCCTCTTGCAGGCCAAGGCCTGCTACGTGGCGCGCTTCCTCCCCTCGCGCAACCAACTGCACGTGGAGCACGTGCGCGGCCGCTATGACGAGCGCATCACCGCCGCCACCCCCGAGGAGGGCCTGATCGGCCGCGCCTTCGCCGAGCGCGCCATCCTGCGCGACGAGGAAACCGTCGCCGTTCCGCTCGAGAGCCCCCAGGGCATCAGCGGTGTGCTCGCCATCCTCGCCCCGCGCCGCTCGGCCTCGGACTCGCTCCTCATGGCGCTCGCCGGACAGCTCTCCGCCGCCTACGAGGTGGCGCGCCTGCGCGACGACAGCGCCCGGCGTAACAAGGATCTCCAGACGGCCATCGCCGGCCTCAAGGCCCTGGAGCAGAGCCGCGACGAGCTGCTCGGCAACGTGTCCCACGATCTCAAGAACCCGCTCACCACCATCAAGGCGTACCTGGCCATGATGGGGCGCGAGAAGCTCGGTGCGCTCTCCGACGCCCAGCGCCGCGCGGTGCAGGTGTGCGATCGCAGCGCGGACCGCATGCTGCGCATGGTGAATGATCTGCTGCTCATGTCCCGGCTCCAGGCCGGCAAGATGCAGCTCAATCAGCGGCCCTTCGGACTCAAGGCCGTGGCCGAGGAGGTCATCCGCACCCTCACCCCGTCCGCCGAGCAGTCCAAGGTGCAGCTCATCCTCCCCGCCACCGGCGAGGTCTTCGTGCGCGGAGACCGCGAGCGCATCGCCGAGGCCATCCAGAACCTCGTGGAGAGCGGCATCAACCGCTGCGAGCCCGACGACAGCGTGGAGCTGCGCGTGGGCAGCGAGGACGGACTCGCCCTGCTCACCGTGAAGGACACCGGCCCCGGCCTCGGCACCGAGGACCTGGAGCACGTCTTCGATCCCTTCCACCGCCCCGGCGTGCGCGGCCAGGGCCACAGCCTCGGCCTGCCCCTGGTGGCGAAGATCATGGCGCTGCACGGCGGCCGCGTGGAGGCCTCGAGCACCCTCGGCGAGGGCACCAGCCTGCAGATGGTGATGCCCCTGTTCGCCGGCGCCGTCAGCTCGCCCGATCTCTCCCAGGCGGGACCCCGCGCGGGCGGCATCCTCCTCGTCGAGGACGACGCGGACTGCCGCGAGGTGCTCCAGCAGGTGCTTGAGCAGGAGGGCTACCGGGTGATGTCCACCTCGGGCGCCGCCGAGGCCCGCTCCATCCTCTCGCACATCCGCCCGGCCATGGTGCTGTTGGATCTGCGCCTGAGCGAGGAAGATGGGCGCTCCGTGCTGCGCTTCATCCGGAGCACCGAATCGCTCGCCGACGTGGCCGTCTACATCATCTCCGGCGCGAGCGACGTCTCCACGTTGGGCGCGGGCCAGGGACTGGATCGCATCGACGGCTTCTTCGAGAAGCCCCTGCAACTGCCGCGGCTGCTCGACACCGTGGGCGCCGTGGTCCGTCCGAGCCGCCGCAACCCCGCGGTCTCCTGA
- a CDS encoding HEAT repeat domain-containing protein, with protein MGIFDFLGGSGPDKALKLKPKVTQKYGDPNSRQKALQQLGEMKFPEAVTVLMHRYTITVEPLTTDADEKEHVFELIKGFGKDAVAPVTDFLRKNEQATSWAIRVLEALLTEAEVTTIAVEALSALSSQYMRDPQKKIVLLHYITGKQDERIAPAVVPYLEDMADDVKIAALKALGPLKFEPAREPILRLTQGDTARRVQVAALQAAEESGFKA; from the coding sequence ATGGGCATCTTCGATTTCCTCGGCGGCTCCGGCCCCGACAAAGCACTCAAGCTCAAGCCCAAGGTGACCCAGAAGTATGGGGATCCCAACAGCCGGCAGAAGGCCCTCCAGCAGCTCGGGGAGATGAAGTTCCCCGAGGCCGTCACCGTGCTGATGCACCGCTACACCATCACCGTGGAGCCCCTCACCACGGACGCGGACGAGAAGGAGCACGTCTTCGAGCTCATCAAGGGCTTTGGCAAGGACGCCGTGGCGCCCGTCACGGACTTCCTGCGCAAGAACGAGCAGGCCACCTCCTGGGCCATCCGCGTGCTGGAGGCGCTGCTGACCGAGGCCGAGGTCACCACCATCGCCGTGGAAGCGCTCTCCGCGCTGAGCTCCCAGTACATGCGCGATCCGCAGAAGAAGATCGTCCTGCTCCACTACATCACCGGCAAGCAGGACGAGCGCATCGCTCCGGCGGTGGTGCCCTACCTCGAGGACATGGCGGATGATGTGAAGATCGCCGCCCTCAAGGCGCTCGGGCCCCTCAAGTTCGAGCCCGCGCGCGAGCCCATCCTCCGCCTGACCCAGGGCGACACCGCCCGCCGCGTGCAGGTGGCCGCGCTCCAGGCGGCCGAGGAAAGCGGTTTCAAGGCCTAG
- the dnaJ gene encoding molecular chaperone DnaJ translates to MADDYYQILGVARTASADEIKKAFRKLARKYHPDVNPGNKSAEEKFKQLNSAFEVLSDERKRKLYDEFGEEAGKLGFDEKKAEQYRAYKAARAAGGGMPYGGGAGADFDLGDILGDIFGRAGAGGVDLGEILGRAGGGRAAGPTAGEDITANLTLSFSEALTGTERSISLQRPGRCGRCQGSGQSGAPTTCATCGGTGKVRRGGGVLGMSVGGTCPTCRGSGRAAPPCPSCHGAGVVDETARLTVKIPAGVQTGSKVRLSGQGAAGSRGGPSGDLYIETIVSEHPLVRREGDDLHMDLPVTVSEAMLGAEIRVPTFQGEVTVKVPAGSQSGRRMRLKGRGSPSLKGGAPGDLYLTLQVKVPEQPSAEARQAAEALARAYQTDVRGSLQL, encoded by the coding sequence ATGGCGGACGACTACTACCAGATTCTCGGCGTGGCCCGGACGGCGTCGGCCGACGAAATCAAGAAGGCCTTCCGCAAACTCGCGCGCAAGTACCACCCCGATGTCAACCCGGGAAACAAGAGCGCCGAGGAGAAGTTCAAACAACTCAACTCCGCCTTCGAGGTGTTGTCGGACGAGCGCAAGCGCAAGCTCTACGATGAGTTCGGCGAGGAGGCCGGCAAGCTCGGCTTCGATGAGAAGAAGGCCGAGCAGTACCGGGCCTACAAGGCCGCACGGGCCGCCGGCGGCGGCATGCCCTATGGCGGAGGCGCGGGCGCGGACTTCGACCTCGGGGACATCCTCGGCGACATCTTCGGGCGCGCGGGCGCGGGCGGCGTGGACCTGGGGGAAATCCTCGGGCGCGCGGGCGGCGGCCGGGCCGCTGGCCCCACCGCGGGCGAAGACATCACCGCCAACCTCACGCTCAGCTTCTCCGAGGCCCTCACCGGCACCGAGCGCAGCATCTCCCTGCAACGCCCCGGGCGCTGCGGGCGCTGCCAGGGCTCGGGCCAGTCCGGCGCGCCCACCACCTGCGCCACCTGTGGGGGAACCGGCAAGGTGCGCCGGGGCGGCGGCGTGCTCGGCATGTCCGTGGGCGGCACCTGCCCCACCTGCCGGGGCTCCGGCCGCGCGGCGCCCCCCTGCCCGTCCTGCCACGGGGCGGGCGTCGTGGACGAGACGGCCCGGCTCACCGTGAAGATTCCCGCCGGCGTCCAGACCGGCTCCAAAGTGCGGCTGTCCGGACAGGGCGCCGCGGGCTCCCGCGGAGGGCCCTCGGGCGACCTCTACATCGAGACGATCGTCTCCGAGCACCCGCTGGTGCGCCGCGAGGGAGATGACCTCCACATGGACCTGCCGGTCACGGTCTCCGAGGCGATGCTCGGGGCCGAGATCCGCGTGCCCACCTTCCAGGGCGAGGTGACGGTGAAGGTCCCCGCGGGCTCCCAGTCCGGCCGCCGCATGCGGCTCAAGGGCCGGGGCTCTCCCTCGCTCAAGGGCGGCGCCCCCGGAGACCTCTACCTCACCCTCCAGGTGAAGGTGCCCGAACAGCCCTCGGCCGAGGCACGCCAGGCCGCCGAGGCCCTCGCCCGCGCCTACCAGACGGATGTCCGGGGCTCGCTCCAGTTGTGA